A genomic window from Peromyscus maniculatus bairdii isolate BWxNUB_F1_BW_parent chromosome 1, HU_Pman_BW_mat_3.1, whole genome shotgun sequence includes:
- the LOC102913382 gene encoding uncharacterized protein LOC102913382 encodes MASSSSQDMVCGSVTFRDVAVVFSRREWAYLDASQRVLYRDIMLETYSNLVTVVGSSISKPDLIALLEQKREPWMVVKKQTDRPSPDLESHYKVQKTSADNHISNINLPKESGKHISKTFDLQGSSFSNGPNCITSKALQNYQEGDANQKITNKEKLPTDTCQTPTRNTKKTYECTECGKHFGCSSDLTQHQSVHTGEKPHECKECGKAFRFQQQLRRHQKYHSTERPFECDECGKAFQLPSMLKYHKTIHTSIKPFECEECRKSFKLVSHLVEHRSVHAGVKPHECKECGKAFRLQQQLRRHQKSHSAERPFECDECGKAFHLPSLLKYHKTMHTNIKPFKCEECGKSFKLVSRLVEHRSVHAGVKPYECKECGKAFRLQQQLRRHQKSHNGEKPFECEKCGKAFRLPHQLKGHQKSHSGERPFECEECGKSFKRVSHLVEHRIIHAGVKPYECNECGKAFKRRSNFLQHQKIHTAERPFQCKECGKAFTVLEELTKHQDIHTGEKSFECQQCGKTFSCSSLLLQHQNIHTGEKPLECNVCGKTFRLQAYLSEHQKIHTDEKSFKCKLCGSAFRQKSQLSEHQRIHTDEKPYQCKECGKYFSRRSDLTGHQSIHTGKKTLYL; translated from the exons ATGGCCAGCTCTAGTTCTCAAGACATGGTCTGT GGGTCAGTGACATTCAGAGATGTGGCTGTTGTCTTCTCTCGGAGGGAGTGGGCCTACCTGGATGCTTCTCAGAGGGTCTTATACAGGGACATAATGTTGGAGACCTACAGCAACCTCGTCACAGTGG tgGGAAGTTCCATTTCCAAACCCGATCTGATTGCCTTATTAGAGCAGAAGAGAGAGCCCTGGATGGTTGTGAAGAAACAAACAGACAGGCCCAGCCCAG aTTTGGAGTCACATTATAAAGTTCAAAAAACATCTGCAGACAATCATATTTCTAATATAAATTTACCCAAAGAGAGTGGAAAGCATATAAGTAAAACTTTTGACCTCCAGGGCTCCAGTTTTAGTAATGGCCCCAACTGTATTACATCCAAGGCACTACAAAATTATCAAGAAGGAGATGCTAATCAAAAGATTACAAACAAGGAAAAACTACCTACTGACACCTGCCAGACTCCTACTCGTAATACAAAAAAAACATATGAATGTACTGAGTGTGGGAAACACTTTGGTTGTAGTTCAGATCTTACTCAGCATCAGAGtgttcatactggagagaaaccccatgaatgtaaggaatgtgggaaagccttcagatTCCAGCAACAGCTTAGAAGACATCAGAAGTATCATAGTACTGAGAGACCTTTTGAATGTGATGAATGTGGAAAGGCTTTTCAACTTCCCAGCATGCTTAAGTACCACAAAACCATTCATACAAGTATAAAACCATTTGAATGTGAAGAATGTCGGAAGTCCTTCAAGCTAGTCTCCCACCTTGTTGAACATAGGAGTGTTCATGCTGGTGTGAAACCCCATGAATGTaaggaatgtgggaaagcctttagaCTCCAGCAACAGCTTAGAAGACATCAGAAGTCTCACAGTGCTGAGAGACCTTTTGAATGTGATGAATGTGGAAAGGCTTTTCATCTTCCCAGCCTGCTTAAGTACCACAAAACCATGCATACAAATATAAAACCATTTAAATGTGAGGAATGTGGGAAGTCATTCAAGCTAGTCTCCCGCCTTGTTGAACATAGGAGTGTTCATGCTGGTgtgaaaccctatgaatgtaaggaATGTGGGAAGGCCTTCAGACTCCAACAACAGCTTAGAAGACATCAGAAGTCTCACAATGGGGAGAAACCTTTTGAATGTGagaaatgtgggaaagccttcagacTTCCCCACCAACTAAAAGGACATCAGAAATCTCATAGTGGTGAGAGACCTTTTGAATGTGAGGAATGTGGGAAGTCCTTTAAGCGAGTCTCCCACCTTGTTGAACATAGGATTATTCATGCTGGTGTGAAACCatatgaatgtaatgaatgtggaaaagcctttaaACGTCGCTCAAACTTCTTGCAACATCAGAAAATTCATACTGCTGAGAGACCCTTTCAGTGTAAGGAGTGTGGAAAAGCCTTCACTGTTCTTGAAGAACTCACTAAGCACCAGGacattcatactggagagaaatcatTTGAATGTCAGCAGTGTGGGAAGACATTCAGTTGTAGTTCATTGCTTTTGCAGCACCAGAATATTCATACTGGTGAGAAACCCCTTGAATGTAATGTATGTGGGAAGACTTTTAGGCTTCAGGCATACCTTTCTGAGCATCAGAAAATTCACACTGATGAGAAATCTTTCAAGTGCAAGCTGTGTGGATCAGCCTTCAGACAAAAGTCCCAACTTAGTGAGCATCAGAGAATCCATACTGATGAGAAACCATATCAATGCAAGGAATGTGGGAAATACTTTAGTCGACGTTCAGATTTAACTGGGCATCAGAGTattcacactggaaaaaaaactcTTTATTTGTAA